GCATGACTAGCGGCGGCTTTTCCTAAAGGATAAGCTTCGAGACCGAAGGGCGGAGTGCGGTTTATCCGTGAATCCGCGATTGGCAAATGAGAGGGAATCTTCCCACTCAAAACGCGCCTTAGCTTCGCGTCGCGGGGGTTCGCCCCGTTGAGCTTACCGAGTAAGAAATACCATCGAGTTAATCAGTACGTATTTATTAGTCGCCATCATAATCAGATGGAGCGAAGCGTTGTGCATCGGATGATTAAACGAGCCTGTAAACGAGCAGGTATTGATGAGAGGGCATCGGCACATTGCTTAAGGCATTCTCACGAAGCGGCATAGTTTAGAAGCTGGATGTAATTTTAGCGTGAGGGATGCTGGGGAAACCCCAGCTTATCCAATCACGCTGCTAGGGTTGTTGCAGCAAAGTCTTGGTCATGCGAGTGTGACTACTACGGAGAGGTATCTGCATATATCCCCTGATGCTGGTAGTTCTCAGTTTATTGATTTTTAAATGATTTGGTTTGAGAAGAACGATCGCGCTTACGCTCGAACTTTATTTTCTTTCCCAGAGAAATTTTCTTTCGGACTCTTTAATTGGCACATCATTAATACTGGCTTCTCGTCTCTTCATTAAGCCATTATCGGCAAATTCCCAATTTTCATTGCCATAGGCGCGATACCAAAAACCGCCATCATCGTGCCATTCGTATTCAAAACAAACAGAAATGCGGTTGTGCATAAAACTCCAGAGTTTTTTTTGGAGGCGATAATCTAACTCTTTTGCCCACTTACGTTGGAGAAAAGCAATGATTTCTACTCTACCATTAATAAACTCGGCACGATTGCGCCATTGGGAGTCAGCAGTATATGCCAGCGCGACTTTTTATGGGGTTGCGATTGTTCCAACCCTCTTCAGCAGCTTTGTACTTTAGCTTTTGCTGTTTCTAAGGTAAATGGTGGCAAAGGTGGTTTAGTATCCATTTATTTAGTTTTCATTTGTGATGATTACTGACTGTTTTTGGCGGGCATCATTTGAACGTTCGCTTGTTATAAGATTATCTACCACAATGCCCACCCTACAACTATTTGCTAAACAATTACCATTTTTTATAGGGTAAGAACTTCCCACACATAATTATCTGAACACGATCGCCTTTGGGATCTTCTACTTTTTCTACTTCTACGGAGAAGTCGATCGCACTCATAATACCATCGCCAAATTTTTCGTGGACTACGGCTTTAATGGGCATTCCGTATACCTGCATAATTTCGTAAAAGCGGTAGATTAAAGGATCGGTAGGAATTTGAGGTTCGAGCGATCCTTTGAGGGGTGGCACTGTCAAGGCTTCTGCTATTGATTCTGGTAAGGCTAAAGCTGTGACGATTTTGGTAGCTTCTTCGATACTGGCACTGGCTTGACGATAAATAACTGAGGCGATCCAAGTTTCGTCTAGTCCTACTGCTTTTTCAAGGTCTTCAAAAGTGATTCCTTTTTCTTTTTTTGCTGCTAATAGTTTTTCGGTGATTTCTGAAATGGGCATAATTCTTGCTCCTGGTTTTAGTTAATTATTTGCTACTTGTTCACTTAATCCGCGCTGCTTCTACCGCCCTAGTTTCGCGATACAAATGGTCTTCCATTTCTTGTTTTAATTTCAGATAATCGGGATGATTTTCGACAGTGACACGATTGCGGGGACGGGGTACGGGAACTTCTAATACTTCATCAATTCTGGCTGCGGGACCTTTAGTCATCATGATGATGCGATCGGATAGCAGTAAGGCTTCGTCGATACTGTGGGTAATCATAATGGCGGTTTTGCGCTGTTGTTCCCAGATGCGCTCGATTTCGTCTTGGAGAAAGCCACGGGTTAGGGCATCTAAAGCTCCAAATGGTTCGTCCATCAGTAAAATCTGGGGATTTATAGCTAAAGCTCTAGCTATGCCAACTCTTTGGCGCATTCCTCCCGATAGTTCGTGGGGACGTTTATTTTCTGCCCCTACCAAGCCTACTAGCTGAATGTTTTCTTTGATAACCCGTTGTTGCTGTTTTGCAGGCATTTTAGGAAAAACAGTTTCCACCGCAAATTTGATATTATCTTTGAGCGTCATCCAAGGCATTAAGGCATAGTTTTGAAATACCATCCCGCG
This genomic interval from Coleofasciculaceae cyanobacterium contains the following:
- a CDS encoding DUF1348 family protein; the protein is MAYTADSQWRNRAEFINGRVEIIAFLQRKWAKELDYRLQKKLWSFMHNRISVCFEYEWHDDGGFWYRAYGNENWEFADNGLMKRREASINDVPIKESERKFLWERK
- the cynS gene encoding cyanase codes for the protein MPISEITEKLLAAKKEKGITFEDLEKAVGLDETWIASVIYRQASASIEEATKIVTALALPESIAEALTVPPLKGSLEPQIPTDPLIYRFYEIMQVYGMPIKAVVHEKFGDGIMSAIDFSVEVEKVEDPKGDRVQIIMCGKFLPYKKW
- a CDS encoding ABC transporter ATP-binding protein, with translation MTIDRVNDAQISLRHISKVYPGRKGWLKQLTGQASSDFVAIEDVNLDIEHNTFVSIIGPSGCGKSTLLDIIAGLSTASSGEVLINGQVVDKPGPDRGMVFQNYALMPWMTLKDNIKFAVETVFPKMPAKQQQRVIKENIQLVGLVGAENKRPHELSGGMRQRVGIARALAINPQILLMDEPFGALDALTRGFLQDEIERIWEQQRKTAIMITHSIDEALLLSDRIIMMTKGPAARIDEVLEVPVPRPRNRVTVENHPDYLKLKQEMEDHLYRETRAVEAARIK